One genomic window of Actinoplanes lobatus includes the following:
- a CDS encoding L-threonylcarbamoyladenylate synthase — MAKYFDVHPDNPQQRSIHQIADLIRGDALIAYPTDSCFALGCRMGSKEALDRIRAIRHLDDRHHFTLMCHDFAQLGHFVTINNALFRAVKASTPGPFTFILPATKEVPRRLLHPKKKTVGVRITGHVTAQAILAELGEPLVSSTLLLPGETEPMTHGWQIKEELDHALDAVVDSGDCGTEPTTVIDLSGGAPEILRVGAGDPYRFTSEV; from the coding sequence GTGGCCAAGTACTTCGACGTGCACCCGGACAATCCGCAGCAGCGCAGCATCCATCAGATCGCCGACCTGATCCGCGGCGACGCTCTGATCGCCTATCCGACGGACTCGTGCTTCGCGCTGGGGTGCCGGATGGGCAGCAAGGAGGCGCTGGACCGGATCCGGGCGATCCGTCATCTCGACGATCGGCACCATTTCACCCTGATGTGTCACGACTTCGCCCAGCTGGGCCATTTCGTGACGATCAACAACGCGCTGTTCCGGGCGGTGAAGGCGTCGACCCCGGGGCCGTTCACGTTCATCCTCCCGGCCACCAAGGAGGTTCCCCGGCGTCTGCTGCACCCCAAGAAGAAGACCGTGGGGGTACGGATCACCGGTCACGTCACGGCGCAGGCGATCCTGGCCGAACTGGGCGAGCCGCTGGTCTCCAGCACGCTGCTGCTGCCCGGCGAGACCGAGCCGATGACGCACGGCTGGCAGATCAAGGAGGAACTGGACCACGCCCTGGACGCGGTGGTCGACTCCGGCGACTGCGGCACCGAGCCGACCACGGTGATCGACCTGTCCGGCGGCGCCCCGGAGATCCTGCGGGTGGGCGCCGGGGATCCGTACCGGTTCACGAGCGAGGTTTGA
- a CDS encoding NUDIX hydrolase, which yields MASVHRPAARVICFDADGRVLLLHWEDPVTGDRLWEPPGGGIDPGETPLRAARRELAEETGLDPSAVRERCIDVPRDTWWKGTHFVGPEQFFPAFFGTARPSVTRENLLSYEQSELQGHRWVHPADLHTLPGRLEPPDLAAVIRELS from the coding sequence ATGGCATCCGTTCACCGCCCGGCTGCACGAGTGATCTGTTTCGACGCCGACGGGCGCGTCCTGCTCCTGCACTGGGAGGATCCGGTCACCGGCGACCGCCTCTGGGAGCCGCCCGGCGGAGGCATCGACCCGGGCGAGACGCCGCTGCGGGCCGCCCGGCGCGAACTGGCCGAGGAGACCGGGCTCGACCCGTCCGCGGTCCGGGAGCGGTGCATCGACGTGCCGCGCGACACCTGGTGGAAGGGGACCCACTTCGTGGGCCCCGAACAGTTCTTCCCGGCCTTCTTCGGCACCGCACGGCCGTCCGTGACCAGAGAGAACCTGCTTTCGTACGAGCAGAGCGAACTCCAGGGACATCGGTGGGTCCACCCCGCCGACCTGCACACGCTGCCCGGCCGCCTCGAACCGCCCGATCTGGCGGCCGTGATCCGCGAGTTGAGCTGA
- a CDS encoding glycoside hydrolase family 26 protein, with product MRATARVCGSLVLVENEQLDGLARRRVLSLLSLTVPAVALSGAVAGGAEAAAARGGAVPFRKGKALLGSYLSLRGRTLTESLALRRQQLGREQRIVHRYYPWSGYAPLAEPEVPAGAVLMISWDGTTHQRITSGKSDKDIALMANRLAGMKRPIMLRWAWEMNGNWFAWDGAHNGKKPSGYIKSWRRIHRIFRDEGATNVAWVWAPNWNSGPDVSWNRFENYYPGDAYVDWVGVSGYNFSKESPRTLFSPIVSAYGKRKPIVLAETAAIGHGKGTKAPWIRKLSAYVKETPSVGAVVWFDTDRQKGTSRNFRPDSDAEALAAYRRMVRSTRFSG from the coding sequence GTGAGGGCGACCGCCCGGGTCTGCGGCAGTCTGGTGCTGGTGGAGAACGAGCAGCTTGACGGGCTGGCCCGCCGGCGGGTGCTGAGCCTGCTGTCCTTGACCGTGCCGGCCGTGGCCCTGTCCGGCGCCGTCGCGGGCGGCGCCGAGGCGGCCGCCGCCCGGGGCGGCGCGGTCCCCTTCCGGAAGGGCAAGGCGCTGCTCGGCTCGTATCTGTCGTTGCGCGGGCGGACCCTCACCGAGAGTCTGGCGCTGCGCCGACAGCAGCTCGGCCGGGAGCAGCGGATCGTGCACCGGTACTACCCGTGGTCCGGGTACGCGCCGCTCGCCGAGCCGGAGGTCCCCGCGGGCGCGGTCCTGATGATCTCCTGGGACGGCACCACCCACCAGCGGATCACCAGCGGCAAGTCCGACAAGGACATCGCCCTGATGGCGAACCGGCTGGCCGGCATGAAACGGCCGATCATGCTGCGCTGGGCCTGGGAGATGAACGGCAACTGGTTCGCCTGGGACGGCGCCCACAACGGGAAGAAGCCGTCCGGCTACATCAAGTCGTGGCGGCGCATCCACCGCATCTTCCGGGACGAGGGCGCGACGAATGTGGCCTGGGTGTGGGCGCCGAACTGGAACTCCGGCCCGGACGTCTCGTGGAACCGGTTCGAGAACTACTACCCGGGCGACGCCTACGTCGACTGGGTGGGCGTCTCCGGCTACAACTTCTCCAAGGAGTCGCCGCGGACGCTGTTCAGCCCGATCGTGTCGGCCTACGGCAAGCGCAAGCCGATCGTGCTGGCCGAGACGGCGGCGATCGGCCACGGCAAGGGCACCAAGGCCCCGTGGATCCGGAAGCTCTCCGCCTACGTGAAGGAGACCCCGTCGGTCGGTGCGGTCGTCTGGTTCGACACCGACCGGCAGAAGGGGACGTCCCGCAACTTCCGGCCGGACAGCGACGCCGAGGCGCTGGCCGCCTACCGCAGGATGGTGCGCTCCACCCGCTTCTCCGGCTGA
- a CDS encoding glycoside hydrolase family 48 protein: MSPFRDRLRRRLALSGVAVLGAGAVLAAGAPAYAAAGCTVVYKVQSQWTGGFTGDIQIKNTGDPLTSWKLEFDFPDAAQKAVQGWNGVYSQSGQHVTVNNAAWNGSIATNGTVGTGFNGTFGSANPVPTAFTLNGTACNQAANAPTVAISSPAANTRYTAPASIPIAATATAASGQTISKVEFYHDGLLLGTDTTSPYAYTWDGVPAQTAAYHLQAIAYDNAGTKSSTADVPVFVDAATTPAIVADATSLAINPGASGSFKLALSKAPTASVTVAVARSAGSTAVTVAPATLTFTTSNWSTGQAVTVSAASTATAGSTATITASSTGYTSAQLGVTVTEPGSVDTRFTQLYNDLKNPANGYFSPEGVPYHSIETLIDEAPDHGHETTSEAFSYWLWLEAANSRITGDWAPFNSAWTTMEKYIIPSHADQPTNANYNASKPATYAAEYPLPSQYPSQLDTGVSVGTDPLAAELKSAYGTDDIYGMHWLLDVDNTYGFGHCGDGTTRVAYINTFQRGTQESTWETVPQPSCDTFKHGGPNGYLDLFTKDASYAKQWKYTNAPDADARAVQVAYWALQWATEQGKQSQISTTVANAAKMGDYLRYSFYDKYFKQPGCASTSCAAGTGKNASSNLMSWYYAWGGAYDTSAGWAWRIGSSTSHFGYQNPMAAYIMSNVSAFNPKSPTAKADWQASLTRQLEFYQWLQSSEGAIAGGATNSWNGNYSARPTGTPTFYGLAYVEAPVYSDPPSNQWFGMQAWSLERLAEYYYTTGDAKAKTILDKWVTWALANSTITATSFEIPSDLTWSGAPATWNPSSPAANTGLHVTVKTKGTDLGVAGSFAKLLTFYAAKSGNAAAKTAAKNLLDAIWTHKDGKGVSVTETRADYNRFDDVYNASTGQGIYIPQGWTGKMPNGDVIQPGVSFLDIRSFYRSDPDFPKVQAYLNGGAAPTFNYHRFWAQVDVATGYAEYARLFPQG, translated from the coding sequence GTGAGTCCATTCAGAGACCGCCTGCGACGCAGGCTGGCCCTCTCCGGCGTCGCCGTTCTCGGCGCCGGAGCGGTCCTCGCGGCCGGCGCCCCGGCCTATGCCGCGGCCGGCTGCACCGTCGTGTACAAGGTGCAGAGCCAGTGGACCGGCGGGTTCACCGGCGACATCCAGATCAAGAACACCGGTGACCCGCTGACCAGCTGGAAGCTCGAGTTCGACTTCCCGGACGCGGCCCAGAAGGCGGTGCAGGGCTGGAACGGCGTCTACAGCCAGTCCGGTCAGCACGTCACCGTCAACAACGCCGCCTGGAACGGCTCGATCGCCACCAACGGCACCGTGGGCACCGGCTTCAACGGCACCTTCGGCTCGGCCAACCCGGTGCCGACCGCGTTCACCCTCAACGGCACCGCCTGCAACCAGGCGGCGAACGCGCCGACCGTGGCGATCAGCAGCCCGGCCGCCAACACCCGCTACACCGCGCCCGCGTCCATCCCGATCGCGGCGACCGCCACGGCGGCCAGCGGGCAGACCATCAGCAAGGTCGAGTTCTACCACGACGGCCTGTTGCTGGGCACCGACACGACCTCGCCGTACGCGTACACCTGGGACGGGGTGCCGGCGCAGACCGCGGCCTACCACCTCCAGGCGATCGCGTACGACAACGCCGGCACCAAGAGCAGCACCGCCGACGTGCCGGTCTTCGTCGACGCGGCGACCACCCCGGCGATCGTCGCCGACGCCACCTCGCTGGCGATCAACCCGGGCGCCAGTGGTTCGTTCAAGCTCGCGCTGAGCAAGGCGCCGACCGCGAGCGTCACCGTGGCCGTGGCCCGTTCCGCGGGTTCCACCGCGGTCACCGTGGCCCCGGCGACGCTGACCTTCACCACGTCGAACTGGAGCACCGGCCAGGCGGTCACCGTCTCGGCCGCCAGCACGGCGACGGCCGGTTCCACCGCGACGATCACCGCCAGCTCGACCGGCTACACGTCGGCCCAGCTGGGTGTCACGGTCACCGAGCCCGGTTCGGTCGACACCAGGTTCACGCAGCTCTACAACGACCTGAAGAACCCGGCGAACGGCTACTTCAGCCCGGAGGGCGTGCCCTACCACTCGATCGAGACGCTGATCGACGAGGCGCCCGACCACGGTCACGAGACCACCAGTGAGGCGTTCTCCTACTGGCTGTGGCTGGAGGCCGCGAACTCGCGGATCACCGGCGACTGGGCGCCGTTCAACAGCGCCTGGACCACGATGGAGAAGTACATCATCCCGTCGCACGCCGACCAGCCGACGAACGCGAACTACAACGCGTCCAAGCCGGCGACGTACGCGGCCGAGTACCCGCTGCCGTCGCAGTACCCGTCCCAGCTCGACACCGGCGTCTCGGTCGGCACCGACCCGCTGGCCGCCGAGCTGAAGAGCGCGTACGGCACCGACGACATCTACGGCATGCACTGGCTGCTGGACGTCGACAACACCTACGGCTTCGGCCACTGCGGTGACGGCACCACCCGGGTCGCGTACATCAACACCTTCCAGCGTGGCACGCAGGAGTCGACCTGGGAGACCGTGCCGCAGCCGTCCTGCGACACGTTCAAGCACGGCGGCCCGAACGGCTACCTGGACCTGTTCACCAAGGACGCGTCCTACGCCAAGCAGTGGAAGTACACCAACGCGCCGGACGCCGACGCCCGTGCCGTGCAGGTCGCCTACTGGGCGCTGCAGTGGGCCACCGAGCAGGGCAAGCAGTCGCAGATCTCGACGACCGTCGCGAACGCCGCCAAGATGGGCGACTACCTGCGGTACTCGTTCTACGACAAGTACTTCAAGCAGCCCGGCTGCGCGTCCACCTCGTGTGCCGCGGGCACCGGCAAGAACGCCTCCAGCAACCTGATGTCGTGGTACTACGCCTGGGGCGGGGCCTACGACACCAGCGCCGGCTGGGCGTGGCGCATCGGTTCCAGCACCAGCCACTTCGGCTACCAGAACCCGATGGCCGCCTACATCATGTCCAACGTCAGCGCCTTCAACCCGAAGTCGCCGACCGCGAAGGCCGACTGGCAGGCCAGCCTGACCCGCCAGCTGGAGTTCTACCAGTGGCTCCAGTCGTCCGAGGGCGCCATCGCCGGCGGCGCGACGAACAGCTGGAACGGCAACTACTCGGCGCGGCCGACCGGCACGCCGACCTTCTACGGCCTGGCCTACGTGGAGGCCCCGGTCTACTCCGACCCGCCGTCCAACCAGTGGTTCGGCATGCAGGCCTGGTCGCTGGAGCGGCTGGCCGAGTACTACTACACGACCGGTGACGCCAAGGCCAAGACGATCCTCGACAAGTGGGTCACCTGGGCGCTGGCGAACTCCACCATCACCGCCACCAGCTTCGAGATCCCGTCCGACCTGACCTGGTCCGGCGCGCCGGCCACGTGGAACCCGTCGAGCCCGGCGGCCAACACCGGCCTGCACGTCACGGTCAAGACCAAGGGCACCGACCTGGGTGTCGCGGGCTCGTTCGCGAAGCTGCTCACCTTCTACGCCGCCAAGTCCGGCAACGCGGCGGCGAAGACGGCGGCGAAGAACCTGCTCGACGCGATCTGGACGCACAAGGACGGCAAGGGCGTCTCGGTGACCGAGACCCGTGCCGACTACAACCGGTTCGACGACGTCTACAACGCCTCCACCGGTCAGGGCATCTACATCCCGCAGGGCTGGACCGGGAAGATGCCGAACGGCGACGTGATCCAGCCGGGTGTCTCGTTCCTGGACATCCGCAGCTTCTACCGCAGCGACCCGGACTTCCCCAAGGTCCAGGCCTACCTGAACGGCGGCGCCGCGCCGACGTTCAACTACCACCGGTTCTGGGCGCAGGTCGACGTCGCCACCGGCTACGCCGAGTACGCCCGCCTCTTCCCCCAGGGGTGA
- a CDS encoding NAD-dependent succinate-semialdehyde dehydrogenase, whose product METDLFIAGKWVPASSGGRFDVLDPATGDIIASVADGGEADAIAAVEAAAAAGPGWAATPPRVRSEVLRRAFELITERAADLARLISLENGKALTDAKGEVTYAAEFFRWFAEEAVRGDGAIATAPSGANRILVVRQPVGVCVLVTPWNFPAAMATRKIGPALAAGCTVILKPASDTPLTALAMAAILAEAGVPDGVVNVLPSRGSGRVVSAMLRDSRVRKLSFTGSTEVGRILLAQAAENVVNTSMELGGNAPFVVFADADLDAAIEGAMIAKMRNGGEACTAANRFFVEAPVADEFARRLALRMSELVVGPGTDEKTQVGPLVNEDTVAKVDSLVRGALDGGASAVTGGSRPDGPGFYYPPTVLTGVAADAPILREEIFGPVAPIVTFTGEDEAVGLANDTEYGLVAYVYTRDLARGLRVSEAIEAGMVGINRGLVSDPAAPFGGVKQSGIGREGGHEGLLEYLESKYIAVNW is encoded by the coding sequence GTGGAGACCGATCTGTTCATCGCCGGGAAGTGGGTGCCCGCGTCCTCGGGCGGCCGGTTCGACGTGCTCGATCCGGCGACCGGTGACATCATCGCGTCGGTCGCCGACGGCGGGGAGGCGGATGCGATCGCCGCGGTGGAGGCGGCCGCCGCGGCCGGCCCGGGCTGGGCCGCGACCCCGCCGCGGGTCCGGTCGGAGGTGCTGCGCAGGGCGTTCGAGCTGATCACCGAACGCGCCGCGGACCTGGCGAGGCTGATCAGCCTGGAGAACGGCAAGGCGCTCACCGACGCGAAGGGTGAGGTGACGTACGCCGCCGAGTTCTTCCGCTGGTTCGCCGAGGAGGCGGTGCGGGGCGACGGTGCGATCGCGACGGCGCCGTCCGGCGCCAACCGGATCCTGGTGGTACGCCAGCCGGTCGGCGTGTGCGTTCTGGTGACGCCGTGGAACTTCCCGGCCGCGATGGCCACCCGCAAGATCGGCCCGGCGCTGGCCGCCGGCTGCACGGTGATCCTCAAGCCGGCCAGCGACACGCCGCTCACCGCTCTGGCGATGGCCGCGATCCTGGCCGAGGCCGGCGTTCCGGACGGTGTGGTGAACGTGCTGCCGTCCCGTGGTTCGGGCCGGGTGGTGTCGGCCATGCTGCGTGACTCCCGGGTGCGCAAGCTGTCGTTCACCGGTTCCACCGAGGTCGGCCGGATCCTGCTGGCCCAGGCCGCGGAGAACGTCGTGAACACGTCGATGGAGCTGGGCGGGAACGCCCCGTTCGTGGTGTTCGCCGATGCCGACCTGGACGCCGCGATCGAGGGCGCGATGATCGCGAAGATGCGCAACGGCGGGGAGGCGTGCACCGCGGCGAACCGGTTCTTCGTCGAGGCGCCGGTGGCCGACGAGTTCGCCCGGCGGCTGGCGCTGCGCATGTCGGAGCTGGTGGTGGGCCCGGGCACGGACGAGAAGACGCAGGTCGGGCCGCTGGTCAACGAGGACACGGTGGCCAAGGTGGACAGTCTGGTCCGGGGCGCCCTGGACGGTGGCGCGTCGGCTGTCACCGGGGGCAGCCGACCGGACGGTCCGGGCTTCTACTATCCGCCGACGGTGTTGACCGGGGTGGCCGCGGACGCGCCGATCCTGCGGGAGGAGATCTTCGGGCCGGTCGCGCCGATCGTCACGTTCACCGGCGAGGACGAGGCGGTCGGGCTGGCCAACGACACCGAGTACGGCCTGGTCGCGTACGTCTACACCAGAGACCTGGCGCGCGGCCTGCGGGTGAGCGAGGCGATCGAGGCCGGCATGGTCGGCATCAATCGGGGCCTGGTCAGCGACCCGGCCGCGCCGTTCGGCGGGGTGAAGCAGAGCGGCATCGGCCGGGAGGGCGGCCACGAGGGTCTGCTCGAGTACCTCGAATCGAAGTACATCGCCGTCAACTGGTGA
- a CDS encoding GntR family transcriptional regulator: MIEFHLDARSGVSPYMQLIQQVRHALRLGVLREGDKLPTVKEVVARLAINPNTVSKAYRELEYEGLVQARPGLGTFVTRTLAGDAEIHRPLRRDLERWLAGARAAGLDDESIEALFLSAFRASQEARP, encoded by the coding sequence ATGATCGAGTTCCATCTGGACGCCCGGTCCGGTGTGTCGCCGTACATGCAGCTCATCCAGCAGGTGCGGCACGCGCTGCGGCTGGGCGTCCTGCGCGAGGGCGACAAGCTGCCCACCGTCAAGGAGGTGGTGGCCCGGCTCGCCATCAACCCGAACACGGTGTCCAAGGCGTACCGGGAGCTGGAGTACGAGGGGCTGGTCCAAGCGCGGCCCGGGCTCGGCACGTTCGTCACGCGGACCCTCGCCGGGGACGCCGAGATCCATCGGCCGCTGCGCCGCGACCTGGAGCGATGGCTGGCCGGGGCGCGCGCCGCCGGCCTCGACGACGAGAGCATCGAGGCCCTCTTCCTCAGCGCGTTCCGCGCGTCCCAGGAGGCGCGACCGTGA
- a CDS encoding lytic polysaccharide monooxygenase auxiliary activity family 9 protein, which translates to MRILRLAAVALFAAAAGLLALPSSPAQAHGAIQVPGSRTWFCYQDGRNPTTGAIEPKNAACAAAVAQSGVNALYNWFAVLRSDGAGRVSGFLPDGQLCSGGTGGPYNFTGFNLARTDWPTTHLTAGANIQFKYNDWAKHPGTFYLYITKDGYDPTKPLAWSDLEPTPFDQVTNPPANGGPGTDDGHYYWNGNLPAGKTGRHLIYSVWSRSDSTETFYGCSDVVFDGGNGEVTGIGSGGTTSPSPSTPASPSPSVSVSPSTPGGGTGGCSGMYNVVSAWSGGFQGQVMVHAGATAVNGWNVSWTFPGDQKLAQLWSGKATSSGSLVSVTNESWNASVPANGSVTFGFLASGTAATQLQNLTCTTG; encoded by the coding sequence GTGAGAATCCTTCGATTGGCCGCGGTGGCCCTGTTCGCCGCCGCGGCCGGGCTCCTGGCCCTGCCCAGCAGCCCGGCCCAGGCCCACGGCGCCATCCAGGTGCCCGGCAGCCGTACCTGGTTCTGCTACCAGGACGGCCGTAACCCGACCACCGGCGCCATCGAGCCGAAGAACGCGGCCTGCGCCGCGGCGGTGGCGCAGAGCGGGGTCAACGCGCTGTACAACTGGTTCGCCGTGCTCCGGTCCGACGGGGCCGGGCGGGTCAGCGGGTTCCTCCCGGACGGCCAGTTGTGCAGCGGCGGGACGGGTGGGCCGTACAACTTCACCGGGTTCAACCTGGCCCGCACCGACTGGCCGACGACGCACCTGACGGCCGGGGCGAACATCCAGTTCAAGTACAACGACTGGGCGAAGCACCCGGGCACGTTCTACCTCTACATCACCAAGGACGGCTACGACCCGACCAAGCCGCTCGCCTGGAGCGACCTCGAGCCGACGCCGTTCGACCAGGTGACCAACCCGCCGGCCAACGGCGGGCCGGGCACCGACGACGGCCACTACTACTGGAACGGGAACCTTCCCGCGGGGAAGACCGGCCGGCACCTGATCTACTCGGTGTGGTCGCGCTCGGACAGCACGGAGACCTTCTACGGCTGCTCGGACGTGGTCTTCGACGGCGGTAACGGCGAGGTCACCGGGATCGGTAGCGGGGGCACCACCAGCCCGTCCCCGAGCACCCCGGCCAGCCCGTCGCCGAGCGTCTCGGTGTCGCCCAGCACGCCGGGCGGCGGAACCGGCGGCTGCTCCGGCATGTACAACGTGGTCTCGGCGTGGAGCGGTGGCTTCCAGGGTCAGGTCATGGTGCACGCCGGCGCGACGGCGGTGAACGGCTGGAACGTCTCCTGGACGTTCCCGGGCGACCAGAAACTCGCCCAGCTGTGGAGTGGGAAGGCCACCAGCAGCGGATCGCTGGTGTCGGTGACCAACGAGAGCTGGAACGCGAGCGTCCCAGCGAACGGTTCCGTCACCTTCGGGTTCCTGGCGTCCGGCACAGCCGCGACACAGCTGCAGAACCTAACCTGCACCACGGGGTGA
- a CDS encoding SGNH/GDSL hydrolase family protein, translating into MATPGAAGQRATLEREPPRVGTWAAAPTAVPVKKVLTLEDQTVRQVLHTSIGGDLPQLTLSNEYGAEPVRIGAARIGVRTGGLGSSATVPGSDRPLTFNGSPAPVLAPGQVLVSDPTDLVIGAGSDVVVSLYLPERVRAGTISPRSKQENLIVAGDATARPEPGPGRTITRYLWVTGLSVRAVRAASAIVTLGDSITCGTETTDNANHRWPDLLAARLRVEGLPRGVLNVGLSGNRLLFGYEDPTGSADKKAYIGAAALRRFDRDVLTHPGVGHVIVLIGVNDLANKPARTAGEMIAGHRELILRSHAAGLRVIGGTLLPFAGASDRYDRQPNQRVRTELNAWIRGSGEYDAVIDFDAALRDPNDPWRLNPRYDSGDGLHPNDEGTAALAAAVPLNLFGD; encoded by the coding sequence GTGGCCACGCCCGGCGCCGCCGGGCAGCGCGCCACCCTGGAACGTGAGCCCCCGCGGGTCGGCACCTGGGCGGCCGCCCCCACCGCGGTTCCGGTGAAGAAGGTTCTCACGCTCGAGGACCAGACCGTACGGCAGGTCCTGCACACCAGCATCGGCGGCGACCTTCCACAGCTCACCCTGTCGAACGAGTACGGCGCCGAACCGGTGCGCATCGGCGCCGCCCGGATCGGGGTGCGTACCGGTGGCCTGGGATCCAGCGCCACCGTCCCGGGCAGTGACCGGCCGCTCACCTTCAACGGCTCGCCGGCCCCCGTCCTGGCTCCCGGGCAGGTGCTGGTCAGCGACCCCACCGACCTCGTCATCGGGGCCGGCTCCGACGTGGTGGTCAGCCTCTACCTGCCGGAACGCGTCCGGGCCGGCACGATCAGCCCCCGGTCGAAGCAGGAGAACCTGATCGTCGCGGGCGACGCCACCGCACGGCCCGAGCCGGGCCCCGGCCGGACCATCACCCGGTACCTGTGGGTGACCGGGCTGAGCGTCCGCGCGGTCCGGGCGGCGTCCGCGATCGTCACCCTCGGTGACTCGATCACCTGCGGCACCGAGACCACCGACAACGCCAATCACCGCTGGCCCGACCTGCTGGCCGCCCGGCTGCGCGTCGAAGGGCTGCCCCGCGGGGTGCTCAACGTCGGGCTCAGCGGCAACCGGCTGCTGTTCGGCTACGAGGACCCGACCGGCAGCGCGGACAAGAAGGCGTACATCGGCGCGGCCGCGCTCCGGCGCTTCGACCGCGACGTGCTCACCCACCCGGGGGTGGGCCACGTGATCGTCCTGATCGGCGTGAACGACCTGGCCAACAAGCCGGCCCGGACCGCCGGCGAGATGATCGCCGGGCACCGGGAGTTGATCCTGCGGTCCCACGCGGCCGGGCTGCGGGTGATCGGCGGCACCCTGCTGCCCTTCGCCGGCGCCTCGGACCGCTACGACAGGCAGCCCAACCAGCGGGTCCGAACGGAACTCAACGCGTGGATCCGGGGCAGTGGCGAGTACGACGCGGTGATCGACTTCGACGCGGCGCTGCGCGACCCCAACGATCCGTGGCGGCTGAACCCCCGCTACGACTCCGGGGACGGGCTGCACCCGAACGACGAGGGCACCGCGGCGCTGGCCGCGGCCGTGCCGCTGAACCTGTTCGGGGACTGA
- a CDS encoding ABC transporter ATP-binding protein, whose translation MSAALETRNLTKRYGRRTALSDCTLTVPAGRVVGLVGPNGAGKSTLLQLACGLLTPSGGDIRVLGERPVSGSPRVAFVAQDTPVYPGFTVAEHLRLGAHLNPSWDSGYADRRIAALGLDPAQRAGSLSGGQRAQLALTVAAAKRPELLILDEPVAALDPLARRGFLQALMELAAESEVSVIMSSHLIADLERTCDHLIVLRGSRVGVAADVDDLLATHHRLTGRRRDPAAVSAGRVVIGERHTDVQSTLIVRSTAPIDDPEWQAGRLDLEDIVLAYLTEGQR comes from the coding sequence GTGAGCGCCGCGCTGGAAACCCGAAACCTCACCAAACGGTACGGGCGGCGCACCGCATTGTCCGACTGCACCCTCACGGTGCCGGCCGGCCGGGTCGTCGGGCTGGTCGGGCCGAACGGCGCCGGCAAGTCCACCCTGCTCCAGCTCGCCTGCGGCCTGCTCACCCCGAGCGGCGGCGACATCCGGGTGCTGGGGGAGCGGCCGGTCAGCGGCTCCCCGCGGGTGGCGTTCGTGGCCCAGGACACCCCGGTCTACCCGGGTTTCACCGTCGCCGAGCACCTGCGCCTCGGCGCCCACCTCAACCCGTCCTGGGACTCCGGGTACGCCGACCGCAGGATCGCCGCCCTCGGCCTGGACCCGGCGCAGAGGGCGGGCAGCCTCTCCGGGGGCCAGCGCGCCCAGCTCGCCCTCACGGTGGCCGCCGCGAAACGGCCCGAGCTGCTGATCCTGGACGAGCCGGTGGCCGCGCTCGACCCGCTCGCACGGCGCGGCTTCCTCCAGGCGCTGATGGAGCTGGCCGCCGAGTCCGAGGTCAGCGTGATCATGTCGTCGCACCTGATCGCCGACCTGGAGCGCACCTGCGACCACCTGATCGTGCTGCGCGGCTCGCGGGTGGGGGTGGCCGCCGACGTCGACGACCTGCTCGCCACCCACCACCGGCTGACCGGCCGCCGACGGGATCCGGCCGCGGTCTCCGCCGGCCGGGTCGTGATCGGAGAACGGCACACCGACGTGCAGTCGACGCTGATCGTGCGCAGCACCGCGCCGATCGACGACCCGGAGTGGCAGGCCGGCCGGCTCGACCTGGAGGACATCGTCCTGGCGTACCTGACGGAGGGACAGCGATGA